The Opisthocomus hoazin isolate bOpiHoa1 chromosome W, bOpiHoa1.hap1, whole genome shotgun sequence genome includes a region encoding these proteins:
- the LOC142365484 gene encoding LOW QUALITY PROTEIN: uncharacterized protein LOC142365484 (The sequence of the model RefSeq protein was modified relative to this genomic sequence to represent the inferred CDS: substituted 1 base at 1 genomic stop codon), with translation MLELQYELKSKAAKWCHATEEHRKNEQMDQAAAIEVAQVDLDWEHKDELFITQWAHDTKRLLDGWKHTLLPMCRTPLQTGFISTLLLYCHLLLTSEETSTATCRKTYKQVRSECGIPIRTSALPRGKQTETNKVKQKLYDFLEAYQSRPSAHGQDWARDHWFQLQSVMDRMKVLQKEAKVKRGKGKAIICAVLGASLAAAVEERKQRSGQAEAVVDSLQAVIKMLREQLRENKQLLEEERRQNVILKEELKNQLLREAYTLVEAEVVLVEKGIQLIYPQGDLKGAKETVEPPPSMYPLVKMEYIYEDDNDNRPQVITKEIPFTATELAKLRKDFARTARESETEYIWRVSPLRRNGILLSGREAEGYWGPGMILTTGNRXAAWSLTQRAAYWAGGLNLLERGHPLAIIGMIDQLLESVQKAACLQMMYDWELKPNLSSPMLLPVDPERMTPLIWGLPDSLKPIGVQLQGRIQNTPSEERIAAALEVIVTKAVLAGTPSPDGVAQRGSLYEMSSSAIYIYTGSFAVYKGCNKGFSFWERNECEVDRIPIWQKDKWQDILLIAKQGNFSIAGVVSHQSGGDLVSQWNNRVDELPRLAPLQNEPVTEDWERLLERLHIKRGHTGSKDLYCEAHARGKGKPVCGIVLCSKTWVHLEGIAIAEAGTT, from the exons ATGTTAGAGCTCCAGTATGAACTgaagtccaaggcagccaagtg GTGTcatgccactgaagaacatcgcAAAAATGAGCAGATGGACCAGGCTGCTGcaattgaagtggctcaggtggatctggactgggaACATAAGGATGAGCTATTTATaactcagtgggcccatgacac AAAAAGActactggatggctggaaacataccCTGTTACCCATGTGTAGAACACCTCTACAAACTGGTTTTATTTCGACTTTGCTGTTGTACTGTCACCTCCTCTTGACCTCTGAAGAAACTTCCACAGCAACCTGCAGGAAA acgtACAAACAAGTACGAAGCGAGTGCGGAATTCCGATCCGCACTTCTgctctcccgcgagggaagcagacAGAGACGAACAAAGT GAAACAGAAACTGTATGATTTTCTAGAGGCATACCAATCTCGCCCCTCAGCCCATGGGCAAGACTGGGCGAGGGACCATTGGTTTCAGTTGCAGAGTGTGATGGACAGGATGAAAGTATTGCAAAAGGAAGCTAAGgttaagagggggaagggaaaagcgataatctgtgcagtgctgggagcgagtttggctgctgcagtggaggaaaggaagcagaggtctggtcaggctgaggcggtggtagattctctgcaGGCAGTGATAAAAATGCTGCGGGAACAGTTGCGGGAAAACAAACAGTTGCTGGAGGAGGAAAGGCGCCAAAATGTAATACTGAAGGAAGAATTAAAGAATCAACTTTTGAGGGAGGCGTACACCTTGGTGGAAGCAGAAGTAGTGCTGGTAGAGAAAGGGATACAATTGATCTATCCCCAGGGGGACTTGAAGGGAGCTAAAGAGACCGTAGAGCCCCCCCCCTCCATGTATCCGTTGGTTAAAATGGAATACATATATGAAGACGACAATGACAATCGCCCccaggttattactaaagaaatcccttttacTGCAACTGAATTGGCAAAGCTACGAAAAGATTTTGCGAGGACTGCGAGAGAATCGGAGACTGAATATATATGGAGGGTGTCCCCGTTGCGGAGGAATGGGATCTTGTTGTcgggaagggaagcagaagggtaCTGGGGCCCAGGCATGATTTTAACCACCGGCAATCGCTGAGCCGCATGGTCATTGACTCAGAGGGCCGCATATTGGGCGGGGGGGttgaacctgctggagaggggGCATCCTCTGGCCATAATAGGCATGATAGATCAAttattggaaagtgtgcagaaagcggcttgccttcagatgatgtatgactGGGAActcaagcctaatctgagctccccaatgctgctgccagtagaccccgaaagaatgactcccctGATATGGGGActtcccgattccctgaaaccTATAGGggtccagctgcaggggagaattcaaaacactCCCAGTGAGGAGAGAATTGCGGCCGCTCTGGAAGTGAtagtgaccaaagcagttttagCAGGAACCCCATCCCCTGATGGGGTGGCCCAGAGGGGGTCTCTGTACGAAATG TCTTCTTCTGCTATCTATATCTATACTGGCTCCTTTGCTGTCTACAAGGGGTGCAATAAAGGGTTTTCTTTCTGGGAGAGAAATGAGTGTGAGGTAGATCGGATACCCAtatggcagaaggacaaatggCAAGACATCCTACTAATTGCCAAACAAGGAAACTTTTCCATAGCTGGGGTAGTTTCCCATCAAAGTGGAGGCGATCTAGTGAGCCAGTGGAACAACAGAGTAGACGAATTGCCTCGTTTAGCTCCCCTACAAAATGAACCTGTAACGGAGGATTGGGAAAGATTACTGGAACGGTTACATATTAAAAGAGGGCATACAGGAAGCAAAGATCTCTACTGTGAGGCGCATGCTCGAG GAAAGGGTAAACCTGTTTGTGGGATTGTTTTATGCTCAAAAACCTGGGTGCACTTGGAGG GAATTGCTATAGCAGAAGCAGGAACCACCTGA